The genome window GTTAAGTTGAAGAAAGATTGAGTGACTCCCGATCATTTCTGTGCCGAAACGTGGAGTCGCGGTCGTGCCGCGTCCAAAGAAACCGGCGCGAGCGGCCTATTAGACGCGGTAGGTGATCAGCCTCCGAAACGAGACTATCAAGCATGAAGAGATCGAGCGCGAGGCAGAGGTTTTATTTGTGTTGAATTCTTGCTTCTCGATAGTGGTCTGAAATCGTATCATCGGTCATGGCGGGCGTGGCGTTCGCGGTTGAAGGTGATGGGGTGGCTTCGCAACCGAATCCTACGCCGCATCAGCGCTTTACACCACGCTCGCCAGCCTCTCAGGCGCCCTCTCGCGAATAAGACGGGCTAGGCACCGTCAAGACCAAGATCGTTCCGGCCGAACGCACTTCAGACAAGGCCCCGGACTACCGCATCTTCGCGGGCGCGAACATCGAGTTCGGCGCCATGTGGAAGAAGAAGTCCCAGGACACGGGCCGCGAGTACTACTCGGTCAAGCTGGACGACCCGAGCTTCCCGGCTCCGATCTACGCGACGCTGGTCGAGGTCGACGGCGAGGAAGGCCACTCGCTCATCTGGTCTCGCCCGAGTCGCGACTAAGACGCCGCGCAGGTGGCCCCGCCGCGAGGCGGGGCCTTCACCCGTAGGCGGTGAGAAACGATTTTGAACGCGCGCGTAAAGTCGACAAGCGCTGCCTCATCGTGCCGCCTATCCCTTCATGGATAGCTGATGGGGAGGCCGGAAGGGCCTCGTCGGCAGTCACACCGCATCACCTGCGGCGCGTGGCGACGGCCCACCTACGCTCATCCAAATAGCCGGGCCAGCGCATTCGATTGCTCGGCGAATTTTCGGGCATTGGCCTTCCGAAGCCGTTCCAAATTTTGGAGCTTCCATCGCAGGCCGGGAAGCTGCTCCAAGTGCGGCACGCCCAGTAGCGACCATTCGGGCTCTGCGGCAACCAGCGACAGCAGGAAGCGGCGCTCGTCGGCGTTCAGACCTTGCTGCAGTTCGCGCATCATTCGCTCGCGCGCTGCCAAGAGCGCGTCGAGTTCAACGGGCTCGGTGGTCATGCCCGCGAAATTGTGTTCGAACTCCTGGCGGAGATCCCGCAGCGATGGAAACAGAACCTCGTGCACCGGCCGGTTATGGCTCGCGAGATAGACGACGAAAGCGCGGCGAATGCCCGCCGTGATTCCCTCGTGCACAAAAAGCTGCGTGACATCGAACAGATCGCGGGGATGCTGCCGGTCCATCGCCGCAACCAGTTTGCCGCCATATACGTCTTCGAACGATAGCGGTACGACGACCCCACCTCGTTTAGGTGGACGGGATGAGCGAGACTCGCGCGTGGATTTGACAACGCGAGGGACGCTCGTTCCATGCATCAAGACAGACATCAAGACGGGCATGATGCCGCCTCCTATCAGCGGATCGAGGTGATCACAGGGGAGAGGCGACGGCGCAGTTGGAGCGATGCGGAGAAGGCGCGGATCGTGGCCGAGAGTGCCGATCCGGAGACGAGCATTTCCGAGGTGGCTCGACGCAACGGGGTGAACCGGGGACTGCTCAGTGTGTGGCGGCGCCAGGCGCGGCTCGCGTCGAGCGAAGCGCCGCAGTTCGTGCAAGTCAGGCTCGAGGCCGCCGTCGAGGCGCAGCCGAACGCGATCGATAAGGCGCATGTTCTGACGGATCCGGCCGAGCGGATCGAGGTGATGATCGCGGGCGCGACGGTGCGCGTGCCCGTCGGCGTCGACGCCGCGACGCTGGAGCGCGTGCTGGCGGCGGTGAGATCGACGCGATGATCTCTTTCGGTCCAATGGTCCGTGTGTTCGTCGCGACGCAGCCGATTGACTTTCGTAAAGGCGTTCATGGCCTTGTCGCGCTGGTAGCGGAGGGATTAGGCGGCAAGCCCTACAGCGGTGACGTTTATGTCTTCCGATCGAAGCGATCGGATCGTTTGAAGCTACTGGTTTTTGACGGCTCGGGAATGGTTCTAGCGACGAAGTGGCTGGAGAATGGGGGCTTTGCCTGGCCACCTGTTCGCGAGGGTACGATGCCGGTGACGGGGGCGCAACTGGCGATGCTGATTGAAGGTCTTGCGGAGTGGTCGCGTGTGGTCCCGAAGGTGACGAAGCGGCCGACGAAGGTTGCCTGAAGCGTCTTGTTTTGCTGGCGATTGCGAGTGCGTTCGTGTAGCTCTGCGATATGGCGCTTCGCCCCGAAGATCTCCCCTCTGACCCTGCGGCTCTTGCCGAGATGGTGCTGGCTTTCGAAGGCGAGAACGATGATCTGCGCGCAGAGATCGCCACGTTGAAGAGCCTGATCTTCGGCGCACGATCGGAGCGCGCGGCGATCGTCTGCGCCGAACAGATCGCGTTTGATCTGGAACGGACCGCCGGCTCACAGCTCCCGGCCAATGACGACAAACCGGACGCGCCGCGGCCGGAGCGGCGCAAAGCGAAGCGCAACATCGGCGCGCTGCCGGCGCATCTGCCTCGGGTCGAGCGGGTGATCGAGCCGGCGTCCACGCTGTGCCCGTGCTGCACGGGTCAGATGCATCGGATCGGCGAGGAGAGCAGCGAAGCGCTCGATCGGGTTCCCGCGTGGCTGCGTGTGCTCCGCACGATCCGTCCAAAATACGCCTGCCGCTCCTGTGAGGGCCCGATTGTCCAGGCCCCGGCACCGGCGCGGCTCGTCGAGGGCGGCATGGCAACGACGGCGCTGATCGCGCATATCGCCGCGGCCAAATATGCCTGGCAATCGACGCTCTATCGCCAGACGCAGATCCTGGCGGGTCAGGGTGTCGTCGTCGACCGTCAGACGCTGGCGCGCTGGATGGGGAGCGCGGCGTGGCTGGTCAGGGGCCTCTACGATCTGCAACTGAAGACTATGCACGGCTTCGAGCGGCTGTTCTGCGACGAGACGCCGATGCCAGTGCTCGATCCGGGACGCGGCCGCACGAGGATCTGCCAGTTCTGGGCGCACGCGACGGACGATCGGGCGTGGAAGGGGCCGGCGCCGCCGGCGGTCGCCTACGTGTTCGCAGGTGGTCGCGGCAAAAAGGAGATCGTGGCGCAGTTAGCCGGCTTCGAAGGCGTGCTGCAAGTCGACGGCTATGCCGCCTACGCCTCGCTGGCGGGCGATGCGATGATGTCGGGCCAGATCCAGCTGGCGTATTGTCTCGTTCACGCGCGCCGCAACTTCGTGAGGGTGCACAAGACGACGAACTCACCCTTCGCCGCGGAGGTCATCGAGCGCATTGCGGCCGTCTACGCGATCGAGGAGAGGATCCGCGGTCTCGATGCTGGGGAACGCCGCGCGACGCGACAGGCCGAGACGAAGCCGCTGATGGAGGCGTTGAGGGCCCGTCTGATCGCGGTGAAGGACGGGATCTCCCGCCGCTCGACGCTCATCAAGGCGATCGACTACATGCTCGAACGCTGGCAGGGCCTGACGACGTTCCTGGATGACGGGCGGCTCGAGCCGGACACCAACACGGTCGAACGATCGATCAGGCCAATTGCGATCGGAAAAAAGAACTCGTTGTTCAGTGGTGACGAAGGCGGGGGCGAGACCTGGGCGATACTCGCTTCGCTTCTTAACACAGCGAAATTGAATGGCCTCGACCCCGAGGCGTATCTCGTCGACGTTCTCGATCGCATGGTGAGCGGCGCCACGAAGACCAACCAGCTTCACGAACTTCTGGCCTGGAACTGGAAGGCCGCACGCGAAGCCGAAAAGCGGGCCGTGGCATGACGAAGCCGAAGCAAGGGCGGGGAACGCGAAAAGCACGCAAGACGACGATGGCGGACTATGCCATGTCGTTCGAACGGCTCGGGCAATGGATCAGCAAGCGCGCCAGGTCGCCGACGCTTCGGCATCCGCGGGCGACGTCGCTCTCCATGCTCGATGGCGCGGTGGCCGCGGTCGTCGCCGGGCCGGTCTCGATGGCGTCCGAGGAATGGGTGTGCCCGCTCCTCGGCGTAGATCCCGACGCCTTCAATCACGACACCGAGGAGTTCTCGGCAATCGCCGCCACGCTGATGCGCCACAACGCTATCAGCGAGACGCTGTCGACGAGACCGGAGAGCTTCGAGCCGCTGTTCGTGCGATCACCGGACGGCGAAGTCGACCCGCAGCCCTGGTGCATGGGCTTCTACGCCGTCATGAAGCTTCGGCTTCTCGTCTGGTCGCGGCTTCTCCCCCCGAATGGAACCGAACACCTTATGCTGCGGCCGATCTTGGTCCATTGCATCGACGACGCCGGTCGACCCTTGCTACCCCCGGCCCGGCGCACGCTGGGAACGCAGCCCATCATCCAAAACGCCTGGCGCAACATTCCAGCAACCGTCGAGGCCCTCCGGCAGTTCTGGATGCCTATACGCTTCAAGCGCGGTGCGTAGGCCGTCCGCACCAAGTCCGTGGCTCCGTGGGCCTCTCGTACCGTTTACCTTCGAACGACACCACCGGGATTTCGAGATCCGCCTGCAGCGTGTCGCGCGCGGCCTCTGTCAGCGACGCCATGTGCACCGGATGGACGGTGCCGCGCATGACGAAGTTGACCTCGATCTTGACCTCAATGCCCCCTCGCCGCACCATCAGCTTTGTCTCGCCGGATTCCGTCGCGGCCGGCGCATGGGTCAGAAAGCCCTGCTTCTGCAGGCGCGCGGCCGACTGACGGATGGCCTCGTTGATGCGCCGCAGAGCCTGCTCGCGCGGCAGTGTGTGGTCGGGAAACACCAGATCGAGATCGACCGAGAGCCGCGGCATGTCGCGCACGAACAGGTTGATCGCCGTGCCGCCCTTGAGTGCGAACGTATCGTCGACGAGCACCAGCGGCGCCACGCGCGTCAGCAACCGCGCGCTGTCGAGGTAGACCTGGTTCATGGCTTCAGCACCAGGAGCCCATCAGCGGAGCGGGACACCCAGGCCCGGTCGCTGCCCTTGGGCAGTTGAGACGGATCGAGCTTGCTGGCCCAGGGCTGAGAGAGTTCGCGGCCAAGCTGCAGGCACAGGCGCACGGTCTTGACGCTGGTGCAGCGCTTGAGCAGGTCTCGCAGCAGATCGGCACGCAGGCTGTAAGTGCTTTCGACCAGCTCGCGCGCTTCTTGCAGCGGCTGCCGGACGCCGACTTCGCTCAGCACCTCCAGCAATGCGCGTTCCGGCGCCGAGACGAGCGGGCCGCCCTTGCGGCTCTCGAAGGGCCGGACATGAAGCAGCGCGCCGGGTTCTTCCTTGAAGAGTCGCTTGCGGTGGTACTCGGCCGGGAAGCGCTGGGTGAACCACTCCGGAAGGCGTCCGGCTTTCCAGCCGTATAGATGGAGGACGGGCCGCTGGGGGATGTACTGGCGGATGCCGTGCCAGTCGAAGGCCGACTTGCCGCCGACATGCAATCCTTCGAAGCTCCGCTGCAGCAGGACGAGGCTCGGGTGCAAAGTGGGCGGATCGTTTGGCTGGCAATAGACGCCGCGTGCCAACCGTTGCAACCAGCCGGCACGGACATAGTGGACGGCAAGGTCAGCCGATATCCCGAGGGCGGTGAGGTCACCGGAGGTCAGCGGCGCCCCCGGCGCCAAGCGGGTGTACAGCCTTCTTAGCTTGTTTCTTTGGGTCGTAGCCATACTACGATAGTAAGAATAATATCAAAGTTCTGCAAGCTTGAATTGGGAGTCGAAGTCGCAGTCAGGCTACGATAACCCGGATTAAGCTAACCCTAGATCGGCCAAGAACTCGTCAGCTGCGGTTGCGCTGTGCTCGGTGATACCCGCTAGGCACCACGTGGTGCGCAATTCGGGTCTACTCACCGGTGCACGAACGCGCCTACTCTCCGCTGACAAGAAACCTTGCCGGCGAATACACCCCATGCAGAAGTCAGCGGCCGATCTTGATGTCGCCGATGCCGCGCCGACCGCGCCGATTCTGACCGACTATGACGAGCAGCACCTGGTCACCTATCTCCGTCTGCTCGATGCCGCAGCCGATGGCTCCGACTGGAAAGAGGTCGCGCGGACCGTGCTGCATATTGACGTCGCGCGCGAGCCGGATCGGGCGCGCCGGGCGTGGGAAACCCATCTCGCCCGTGCCCGCTGGATCACCGAGCATGGCTACCGGGATCTGCTGCGGGGCGGGGCACCGCACTGAGGGCGCCTACAGAATCCCCCAAGCCCGATATCGTCCCCTGCCGGTCACCTCCCGCAGGTCAAGCTCGCCGACCAGGTCCTGAGCGGCGCGCGGCGTGATCTTAAGCTCCTTCGCGATCATACCGGCCGAGGCGATCGGCCGGGTCAGCATATAGTCGAGCAGCGCCGGCAGTTTTGACGTGGCGCGACGGCCGGCGAGTTTTCGGGCGAGCAGGGTTCGCTGGTTAAGCCAGCGGTCGTGGTCCTTGAGACCGGCCGCCGCGGCAGCGGTGATGGCCTCGAGTTGCACGGCGAGTCGCGCCGCCGCGTCGCGCGGCCGCCGGCGTTCGCGGGGGATGGCCTTCAACCCGTCATGCAGGCAGGGCAGATGCCAGCGGGTCTTGGCCCGCGCGCGCAACACGCTGGCTGCCAGCAGCCGGCCGAGCCAGGGCGTGTGCTGCAGCGGGGCGATGGCGTCCCAAGCCTCAGTCGCAAGCGCGGCCGCGAGCGTCGGCGGCAATATGCGGGTCTGCTCGACCACGGCGCGCCAGTCGTCGAGACGCGCGTCCTCGTCCCAGTCGGGGTCGTAGACCACCGGGTCCCGCTCGGACTGGGTGCGACTCCCGCCGGCGAGTGTCCGCTCCGCCTTGGCATTCGCGGCGTCGACCGCGGCGAAGGCGGCGGCTAGGTGCGGGTCGGACTCGATGCCGCCAAGCGACGTGTCGAGATCAGCGTCTCCGCTATCGTAGCCGCCGACGAAGCTTCGCTCCCCTTCCTTTCGGATGCCCCTGCCCTCCTCCCACTCGCCCTGCCCGGTGCGGCCGCGCAGGCTGTCGAGCCCCGCCGGCGATGGCGCCCAATCCGGCTTCGCGTCGGCGATGCGGCGCCGGGTCCGTAGCACGGCGTGGGCGCGGGTGAGTTCGTGGGTCGGGGCGCGGATGTCCATGCCGGCGTCGTGGAGAACCAGATCTTCGAGATGGACCAATTCGCCTTCCAGCCACAGACTGGCGCAGGCGTCAGTATAATGTGTGCGCGCAATCCAGCCGTCGCGGATCGGGCTCTTGGCCAGGCGTTCGTCGAGCCGGGCAAGCGCGTCCTCGGCGATGGCGAGTGGGCCGGCTAGCTGAGCCCAAGGCAGTGGATCGGGAATTGAGTAACCGTTTTGCAAGGTCTTGATAACCCTAACAAGAATCGTTCAAACGGAAGCTATCACGGGAATAACTTCGGTCATAGCGACAGGCTGGTTCCCCGTGGCGCTCGCTGTCAATAATCACTGCTTATCGATTGAGCAGGCCGTTAAAGCGCATCAGCGATCCGAGGGCCGCTGCCCGGTAAACTCCCTGCCCTGGTCCGGACAAGCCCCCTTCTTTCCGCGCGCCGCGGCCGCCCCAGCCGGGTCGCTTAGGCGGCTTCGATATCGGTTTGCGGAAAGTCACCGCCCTTGAACATCAAGGGCTGCCCCAGATGCCGGGCGCAAGCGTAGGCAAAACAGTCCCCGAAATTGAGGCTCGCCGGATGCCGGCCCTTGCCGAATCGGTCGAAGGCGTCGAGAGCGAGCCTTGCCGTTTCAGCCGGCACCGCGACAACGGCGATCTCCATCAGCGCCAAATACTCTTCGATCGCTTCGGCGGCGGCGCTGACCGAAAGATCCAGCACGCGCGCGACCGCGACCGCCGCCTCCCATACCGCCAACGGTGACGTCAGACGCGTTCCGGTCTGCTGCAGGCGAGCCAAAAGCTCTCGTGCCTCCTCCTCGTCGGTCAGGAGCGCGGTCAAAGCCGAAGCGTCGATGAACATCAGGTGTCCTCATACAAACTGTCGCGGAACGCCTTATCGGCGGGCTGTCCCTTGGCGGCGTCGCCCCTCGCGCGTAGATCCCGGCAGAACTGGACGCCAAGGTCGACCAAAGACGGCTTGCCCTGCTCGCGCTCGAGCTCATGGGCGAGCGCCACGTGCACTGCTTCGGTGAGGCCGAGTTTTTTTAGCGAGGCCACCTTGCGAGCGAGCGCGTCGGTCTCAGGGTTCTTGATGTGGAAGGCCATGGCGCGCTCCTCTAGACCGCATCGTGTATACCTGTATATCATCACGGATACACCAATGGGAAGGGCCGGCCTCGTCGTTTGCGCCCCGAAGACGTGCGGCCTTCGTGACGTGTGAGGGCAACTTTTATGGTTAGTTGTCTATGAACACCTGCCCTCTCCCTCTCCGGATGCTGCTTCCCTCAGGGCTGTCCTCGCAGATCATCTGGCCGTCGGGACAATAACGACCATCCCACCCTCGCCCGCTCCTTCCTCGCTTTGAATTCTGCGCGGCGCGGATCGATGTCGACTACCGATGGGATACCGATCGTGACTCGACTGGTGCGACGCGCCTTGGCGAATTGAAGCGACTGACGACCGCAGGTCCCAAATTATTGTCAGCTGACAACATCCATCCTTGGTAGGGCCCTGTTGTCAGCTGACAACAATCGCCCAGGGGGTCGCTGCTGTCTGCCATGATCCAACGGCGTCCATGGGGCAGATCGGCTTCGTTCGAGAGCCACGCAGCTCGATATCCGCGCCAGCACCCACCATCGAGAGATCGTATTCATTCGGCGGCCTTGCCGCCTCGCCAAAGGCGCACCCCCACGCCGGCGCCTTCGGTCAACCTCCCGTTAAACGGGCCTTCAACCGCGAGCTCGGCCTGGACCTCGCCCAAAGGTCCTGAATGCGTTCGCCTGCTTAGCCCCTCACGCGGTCCATTGTTGCCCCGGTCGAAACGAGTCAACAGGAGGTTCCTGTGTGGCGATACGATTGCGGACTTTCGAGGAAAACCGTCCCTATCTGGAACCCGGGCGATCTCGGCGAGCGTTCCCGCAAATGGATCTGAAGGCCCGGCATCGAGCTCCCCGCTCAAGATTGGATCCGCACCACGGCATCCCGGACGAGGTGGCGGCCCGTTGCCGTTCCTTCGTCGGATCGCATCGCCCGGGATGAAGAAAAGGGCAGGAGGGTCTCCGTTGCAGCGCCGAGCCCTGAGGTCGATGTCGCGCCTGGCGATCCGTCGGTGTGGCCACACGGAAGTGCAAGAGAAGGGCCAGCGCGGATGACCTGGAATGTGTCTGCTCGGTTGCTTGCGACCTGTTCGTCCGGCCCCGGTGGACCCCCTGCGACAGTGCGGTGCTTCTGCTTGCCCTTTTTGGGGCGAGCGGCGGCGCAGCGAAGTGACGCGCCAGCCCCCCGATCAACACCCGGGAAAGTCCGGCGCGCCGCCGATCCAAGCGAGACGACATCGTCGCTTTACGGTGTCTTGCCATTCAGCGCGGGCGTCTGAGGCAGTTGTCGTGAACGAGGCGGGGAGGGTGCTTCTCGCGGGACCGCGGCGCCAGACGTTGGGCAATGGCGGGCAGGAGCCGACGCTACATGGCGGCGCGATTCTCTAGAATTTGCCCTACATGACCTAAGATCAGAGCACTGAACGGAGGCTACAAGCCGGGGCGTGTCCCGTCGCCCGGACTCCAGCCGTGGCAGCACCGTTCAGTGCAGCGGTTGGCGAGCTACAAAATGACGCTCTGGGGACTCGTAAGGCGAGCCGACTCACGCCATAGTCGAGGCTCATCCCATTCGCGCCGAGCCGTTGTTGTCAGCTGACAACAACAGGGCGGTGCACCAAAAAAAGGGCCTGCGCGCCGTTTGGCACGTCATCGAATAACTCGTTAACCCTTTAATTCTTGCTCAAATCACAGAATCGTGGCCATCTCTCAAGACGGAGACTAGGCGTCTGACGAGCAGAAACCGTCTTGAGAAGGCAAATGGCGATCTTAGCGGAAGATTCGGCTACCATCAGCGAGACTGCGTCTGCGCGGATCACTCGGCACGCGGGCATTCTTTCCGGCCAGCTTCGCTCGCTCGCGACAACTCTTTTCCCGCCTTCGGCGAGCAAGTCGCTCCGGTCGTTCACCTCTGGAGAGGTTGCGCGAATTGCGGGCGTGTCCGATGGGTACCTTCGGCAGCTCTCTCTTGACGGACTTGGACCGACGCCAGCGACAGGAACCGGGGGGCGACGGTCTTACACTCTGGGTCAGATTCATGAGTTGCGCGAGTATCTAGCCACTGCGCGGCCGCGCGAAGCAATGGAATTCCTTCCGCGCCGGCGCCCAGGCGACAAGCTCCAAATCATCACCGTCGCAAACTTCAAAGGCGGCTCCGCCAAGACGACGACGGCATTGTATCTGTCGCAATACCTCGCCCTTGCCGGCTTTCGGGTCCTCGCGATTGACCTCGATCCGCAAGCTTCGCTTTCAGCAATGTTCGGGTACCAACCCGAGTTTGACATTGGGGCGAACGAAACCCTGTACGGGGCCATCCGATATGACGAACATCGCCGGCCACTGCGCGAGATTGTCCGGCCGACCTATTTTGACGGGATAGGGCTCGTTCCAGGCAATCTCGAGCTTATGGAGTTTGAGCACACTACGCCTCGAGCAATGGTCGAGCGGCGAGAACGCGGACACGACCTGTTCTTTCGCCGCGTCGCCAGTGCCATCGACCAGGTTGCAGACGAATACGACGTCGTTGTTATCGACTGCCCACCCCAACTTGGTTACCTGACCATGGGCGCGCTAAACGCGGCGACCGCTATGCTCGTGACCATCCATCCGCAGATGGTCGATGTCGCATCCATGAGCCAATTTCTTCTCATGACGTCGGATCTCATGTCCGTCATCGAAGAAGCTGGCGGGCGCCTCGATCACGATTTCATCCGGTACGTCATCACGCGTCACGATCCCAATGACGTGCCTGAAGCTCAAATCGTGGCGCTCCTCCGCACCCTCTTTGGTTCAGATGTGCTC of Bradyrhizobium barranii subsp. barranii contains these proteins:
- the tnpA gene encoding IS66-like element accessory protein TnpA — its product is MHQDRHQDGHDAASYQRIEVITGERRRRSWSDAEKARIVAESADPETSISEVARRNGVNRGLLSVWRRQARLASSEAPQFVQVRLEAAVEAQPNAIDKAHVLTDPAERIEVMIAGATVRVPVGVDAATLERVLAAVRSTR
- the tnpB gene encoding IS66 family insertion sequence element accessory protein TnpB (TnpB, as the term is used for proteins encoded by IS66 family insertion elements, is considered an accessory protein, since TnpC, encoded by a neighboring gene, is a DDE family transposase.); this encodes MISFGPMVRVFVATQPIDFRKGVHGLVALVAEGLGGKPYSGDVYVFRSKRSDRLKLLVFDGSGMVLATKWLENGGFAWPPVREGTMPVTGAQLAMLIEGLAEWSRVVPKVTKRPTKVA
- the tnpC gene encoding IS66 family transposase — its product is MALRPEDLPSDPAALAEMVLAFEGENDDLRAEIATLKSLIFGARSERAAIVCAEQIAFDLERTAGSQLPANDDKPDAPRPERRKAKRNIGALPAHLPRVERVIEPASTLCPCCTGQMHRIGEESSEALDRVPAWLRVLRTIRPKYACRSCEGPIVQAPAPARLVEGGMATTALIAHIAAAKYAWQSTLYRQTQILAGQGVVVDRQTLARWMGSAAWLVRGLYDLQLKTMHGFERLFCDETPMPVLDPGRGRTRICQFWAHATDDRAWKGPAPPAVAYVFAGGRGKKEIVAQLAGFEGVLQVDGYAAYASLAGDAMMSGQIQLAYCLVHARRNFVRVHKTTNSPFAAEVIERIAAVYAIEERIRGLDAGERRATRQAETKPLMEALRARLIAVKDGISRRSTLIKAIDYMLERWQGLTTFLDDGRLEPDTNTVERSIRPIAIGKKNSLFSGDEGGGETWAILASLLNTAKLNGLDPEAYLVDVLDRMVSGATKTNQLHELLAWNWKAAREAEKRAVA
- a CDS encoding UPF0149 family protein, with product MTKPKQGRGTRKARKTTMADYAMSFERLGQWISKRARSPTLRHPRATSLSMLDGAVAAVVAGPVSMASEEWVCPLLGVDPDAFNHDTEEFSAIAATLMRHNAISETLSTRPESFEPLFVRSPDGEVDPQPWCMGFYAVMKLRLLVWSRLLPPNGTEHLMLRPILVHCIDDAGRPLLPPARRTLGTQPIIQNAWRNIPATVEALRQFWMPIRFKRGA
- a CDS encoding type IV toxin-antitoxin system AbiEi family antitoxin domain-containing protein; translation: MATTQRNKLRRLYTRLAPGAPLTSGDLTALGISADLAVHYVRAGWLQRLARGVYCQPNDPPTLHPSLVLLQRSFEGLHVGGKSAFDWHGIRQYIPQRPVLHLYGWKAGRLPEWFTQRFPAEYHRKRLFKEEPGALLHVRPFESRKGGPLVSAPERALLEVLSEVGVRQPLQEARELVESTYSLRADLLRDLLKRCTSVKTVRLCLQLGRELSQPWASKLDPSQLPKGSDRAWVSRSADGLLVLKP
- a CDS encoding DNA -binding domain-containing protein, which encodes MQKSAADLDVADAAPTAPILTDYDEQHLVTYLRLLDAAADGSDWKEVARTVLHIDVAREPDRARRAWETHLARARWITEHGYRDLLRGGAPH
- a CDS encoding RHE_PE00001 family protein, whose translation is MQNGYSIPDPLPWAQLAGPLAIAEDALARLDERLAKSPIRDGWIARTHYTDACASLWLEGELVHLEDLVLHDAGMDIRAPTHELTRAHAVLRTRRRIADAKPDWAPSPAGLDSLRGRTGQGEWEEGRGIRKEGERSFVGGYDSGDADLDTSLGGIESDPHLAAAFAAVDAANAKAERTLAGGSRTQSERDPVVYDPDWDEDARLDDWRAVVEQTRILPPTLAAALATEAWDAIAPLQHTPWLGRLLAASVLRARAKTRWHLPCLHDGLKAIPRERRRPRDAAARLAVQLEAITAAAAAGLKDHDRWLNQRTLLARKLAGRRATSKLPALLDYMLTRPIASAGMIAKELKITPRAAQDLVGELDLREVTGRGRYRAWGIL
- a CDS encoding type II toxin-antitoxin system VapC family toxin, with the protein product MFIDASALTALLTDEEEARELLARLQQTGTRLTSPLAVWEAAVAVARVLDLSVSAAAEAIEEYLALMEIAVVAVPAETARLALDAFDRFGKGRHPASLNFGDCFAYACARHLGQPLMFKGGDFPQTDIEAA
- a CDS encoding type II toxin-antitoxin system VapB family antitoxin; its protein translation is MAFHIKNPETDALARKVASLKKLGLTEAVHVALAHELEREQGKPSLVDLGVQFCRDLRARGDAAKGQPADKAFRDSLYEDT
- the repA gene encoding plasmid partitioning protein RepA is translated as MAILAEDSATISETASARITRHAGILSGQLRSLATTLFPPSASKSLRSFTSGEVARIAGVSDGYLRQLSLDGLGPTPATGTGGRRSYTLGQIHELREYLATARPREAMEFLPRRRPGDKLQIITVANFKGGSAKTTTALYLSQYLALAGFRVLAIDLDPQASLSAMFGYQPEFDIGANETLYGAIRYDEHRRPLREIVRPTYFDGIGLVPGNLELMEFEHTTPRAMVERRERGHDLFFRRVASAIDQVADEYDVVVIDCPPQLGYLTMGALNAATAMLVTIHPQMVDVASMSQFLLMTSDLMSVIEEAGGRLDHDFIRYVITRHDPNDVPEAQIVALLRTLFGSDVLQATVWKSTAIANAGLTKQSLYELERGAVGRGAYDRALESVDAVNAEIAQLLKKVWGR